Genomic segment of Engystomops pustulosus chromosome 8, aEngPut4.maternal, whole genome shotgun sequence:
AGTGTACGGCGGGCGGATATATATAGGGGGAGTGTACGGCGGGCGGATATATATACGGGGGAGTGTACGGCGGGCGGATATATATACGGGAGGAGTGTACGGCGGGCGGATATATATGGGGGAGTGTACGGCGGGCGGATATACGGGGGGGGAGTGTACCGCGGGCGGATATATATACGGGGAGAGTGTACGGCGGGCTGATATATATACGGGGGGAGTGTACGGCGGGCGGATATACGGGGGGGGAGTGTACGGCGGGCGGATGTATATATACGGGGAGAGTGTACGGCGGGCGGATATATATACGGGGGGAGTGTACGGCGTGGGGATATATACGGGGGAGTGTACGGCGTGCGTGTATACGGGGGGAGTGTACGGCGGGCGGATATATACGGGGGGAGTGTACAGCGCGCGTGTATACGGGGGGAGTGTACGGCGGGCGGATATATACGGGGGGAGTGTACGGCGGGCGGATATATACGGGGGGAGTGTACGGCGGGCGGATATATACGGGGGGAATGTACAGCGCACGTGTATACGGGGGGAGGTGTGCGGATATAATGGGCTGCACTTTGCAGTGCGCGGTTGCTCAGGGGTTAAGTCCatccttcttctcttcttctcagTTTCGTTTCTCTCTTTTGTCTCGTAGTCTTCCTCCTCTCGCCCTCGCGCTCCCCGGTTATCGGGTGACCTCCGCCCTCACATGGGGAGCGGCAGCTCTAAGCCGTAAGTTCTCCTATAACTGATATCCTTACATGTTATGTGTTATACGGTAGGGATCGGGCATGTGACCCTCGCGCTGACCTCCTCCAGTATCCCAGGGGAAGCTGTGGCAGAGCTGAGTGATATCCTTACATGTTATGTGTTATACGGTAGGGATCGGTCATGTGACCCtcgcgctgtcctcctcctcctcggtccCTGTATGTTGCACCTTGTCCTCTGATCTCCGCtcagtgtcagatgtagcagagctggtgctTGGCAGGTGTAGTAGTCGCCTCCTGTATCCCAGGTGAAGCTGCGGCAGAGCTGAGTGATATTCGTTACATCTTTATGGGTGTCGGATCTGTCGCTTGTCACCTTCTGCTTTCTGTCTCAGGGCGGCCATGACACATGAAGGGTCGGCACATTTCTACAAATTACAAGAGGACATCACCTGCTCCATCTGTCTCCAGGAGCTCAGGGACCCGGTGTCTATCACCTGTGGTCACACCTTCTGCAGACCCTGCATCACCTCGTACTGGGCTCCATTGCAGCTCCTGGGCCATCGCTGTCCAGAATGCAGGAAAGTGTGTCCCAGAGAGCAGCTCATTCCCGCCTATCGCCTCCAGCATCTGGTGTCCACGGTGCAGCTGGCCGTCAGAGAAGAACGCTCCAGACAGGTAGGTGGTGGTGCACAACCTGAGTGACAACTAGATTGTAGGTCATTAGCCAAGATTAGGGACCGCCATGGGCTCCTAATCCACCCCAGTAATGTTACACAATGTGATAATATCTGCCAGTCAACGGGAAAGTAACATGCTCTGGAAAGGTTGTGGAAGGAGATGCTCGTGGATCTTCTCAGCTGCCGGGGTGGGAGCATCGTCATCAGAAGAAATGAGATATCATCATGGACTTTCCATGTAGCACGAAGAGAATTGCATAGAAATATTTTGGGGTTAAAATGAATAATTAAAAGACAAAAATTGTGTCCTCTTAGACCCCTGCACGTGCTGTCCAGCTGGTCCACGCCGATGGTCAGAGTAAGATGTGGCTGGATGAGGCCACCGTGGACCTGTGCTTCCTGGACTCTGAGATCTCGGATTGTCCCCTGTGCCTCATCTGTGTCAtcggagagaagagaagagggaaATCCAGTCTGCTGAATTATATCCTGCGAGCTCTGCACGGCCTGGTGAGACATCTACAGACCATAAGGTCACGGGGGCACGATGGCGCGCCCATGACCCCCGACCACAGTCACAGACCTCTGATAGGAACTTCAAAGGCTGACGAGTGTATGTAtggacctgattgggtctcatcagtacagcgcaggggactggcttggctgggtgagaggcttgtgactagggtcaggaagtaagagttctccttaaggccactgtgtaggcgtgtggagatttatagccatggacgctccactagaggactctgggaaaatatgcaaagttttccaggatggtattaggagaaccacacctcttttaggaCAGGGACCTAACATACCTAGAGCAAGCGTGCATGAATGGTTGGTGTAACTCTTCAAGACCCTTTCCCATCTTCTCGGCACCGTCCCCTTCCCTGCTCATTCATAACGACCTAACTGAATAGATGTCTCTGTGTGTAGGAGAAGGGGCAGCCGGTCAGCCTCGGGGGAGACGATGAGCCCCTGGAGGGGTTTGAGTGGCAGTCTGGTACAGACAGCGTCACCAAGGGAATATGGATGTGGAACCGACCCTTTATCCTGGAGAGGAACGGAGAAAAGGTAAGAAGCTCAAAAATACATCTCAGGCTTCTACATGTTCTTTTTGACCTAAAGTTGTAAACCTTCCCCTCGCCCCTCACACACAAGTTCTCAACTTTATCCTCCCATAGATGGCCGTGTTTGTCCTGGACACAGAGGGGTCTCTGGACATTGAAAGTGATCGGGAGACCAGCATCAAGCTCTCGGCTCTGTCCATGCTCCTCAGCTCCTACCTGGTAAGCTTACCACTTGGATGGAGAACTGCTCATGAATGGTCCTTCAATGGGTTCTTCCGTCTGTCTTGGAGAtccggaggaggggggggggtcttgtcGGTATGGAAAGAAATCCTATAAAGTCAAGAATGGGCTGAAAAAACTTACCATGGCGCATCTACTCTCAAGCGTCTCAGCTTTGTGGGTGTCAAATTGGTCAACTCCAGGCTAATATCACATCGATGGTCaatgttctgttttttttggATTCCACAGATCTTCAATGTAAATGCAAACTTGAAAACGACCGAGCTGGATTATCTGGAGGTAAGAAGGGTCCGGAAGTCTTAGCCACGACCTGTCTTGTTACCACTCTTGGTGCCGGTCCCTGATAACGTGTGTTTGGTCTCTTTTCAGATGTATCTCCACGTCTCGGAGCTGACAGGGGAGTCGTTTTCTCTACAATATTTACAGGTAATTCCCACCAATCCCTGCACAGGACTAAGTCTTGTGGGATGTGGTTACTAAAACAAGGATCGGGGTCTTTCTTGACTGATATAAAGCTCTTAACCACCAGCAATGAGGCAGTTTTCCAAAATTGTAAGCACAATTTTTGCCACATTAGTGTGACTATATTCTCCGACCCCAGGGCATCTCCTATGTTTGCTTCAGAGCTTGTAGAGATGACGGACCTCAGCTATGGTTGTCCCTCAAACCCCATGGTAACAAGCAATGTACAAGATGGTCAATCTTGAGGTGCATTGGCCGTTGTTGAAGAACTGAAGTGGTCACTCACATAACATTGATGGTCGATGGTGATCACCAGCCTATGAACCCTCCAGTCTACTTACCCATTGACTACAATCATCACCCTATGTACCAGACCTCCACAAGAGGCTTAAGCTTTGATGTGTTATCATTCCAGCACTTGAATATTCTGGTTCGTGACTGGCAGGACCCTGACAACTGTGGTCGAGAAGCTGCAAAGTCCTACATCGAGCACGAGGCTGAGGTATGATGGCCGGAGGTGGGACATAGCTAATGTTGTCATGACCGTAGACACGTCCAACCAGTTCTGTTTGCTGCCATAGTGGACACCTTGACATCAGGGATGATGGCAGCATTGAGCAGCCTGAGACGTTAGAAGTTTGGCTTCTGGTTTTTGGGTGGTTCCAGGTGATGTGAGAATCCGGTTCAGTCTGGACCCAATGGaacaataacttttatattttggcTTTTGTAGAAGCTGCGAAAGAGCTCAAAAAACCACCGTGTCCTGGAGACTCTACGTTGTCCGTCTGTGAGCGGCTTTCTGCTGCCTCATCCGGGAAAAACTTTCCTGAGGTCAAGTCAGGGCAGGTTATCAGGTAACGCGTCCTTGTAGAGGGATTGTCATTGGCCAGAACCACTAATTATATTCTGGACCATGAGAAGTTCAGGTTCTAGTCCAGTAACCTTAATGTCATGTGTCTGACAGATATGGATGATGACTTCCGGAGTCTCCTGACAACATACATCTCAGACCTGGCGGGAGGACTTTGGACCCACCGCAAAACAGACGTCCATGGAGAGAAGATCACCTGTGGACATTTGGGTCAGATGCTGAAGGTTGTCCTTTGAATATTGATATTGTGCTGGTGTATATGTATGCAGGGGGTGGATCACTTCTATTATGGGAACTGTTTAGCGTAAAGTTCTGTGCCCCCTTAATGCCTCCAACAGAAATCAGAGTTAGTAGCAGCAAGGTGACGCTAATTCATCAGCCAGTGTGACCATCTCTATAACAGCAGATGTTCTGGCCACCTCTGGTCTGGAGCATCAGGCGTTACCACATTGCCAGGAGGAGAGACATCAGCAATGATCTTAGAGGGACCAATATGGGAAAATTCTAAGGAGATCTTTGGCCACATCTGGTGGAAATCGGTACAGACCCCTTGTACTGACTGTCCCAGTGCAGACCCCAACCCCATAGAGATGCGAAGCTGAAACCTAAAGAAAGAGGCCAACGAAGAGTGCAGAAACCtccaggacaatgtgactgtgacCTACAGAAAAGCAGGACTACAAGTCACTGCTCTACACTGGGTCCTACCACATCGGGCATTTCGTTTCGGTGGCGTCTTTCCTAATTTTCGGTAATAAGGACAAGGTGGAGAGTGTCTCGATTGTGGTAGATATCATAGCGGGTCCTAACTCGTGTAGGTCAAGGATGGGTTTTAGGGCTTtggtttatttagtgttttttccatttttttcaggagtttgtcagCACATTGCAGAATGAACACTTAACCTTTGCATCCCCGATAGAGGTAAGACTGTAATGGTGCAATATGGCCACTAGAGGCAGCGTGTAACCTAGAAAGAGCTTGATCTCCATGTGCCGTGTGCTCTCTGGTCCTTGTATTAATCATTGGTTCCACCTTTCTGCAGTTCTCACACTGTCCACCAGACGTCGGCCTCTCTCCCTGCCCTATAGTCACACTTCCAGGATTCCGATCAGATGTGTCATCTCACTTCACCTCTAACATCTTGTTTTCTTCTTCCAGATGttttatttcattaaaaactatgaaaacatgaaaaaaactgTAAAGCGATTCCAGGATTTTGTAAATAAAGAGGTAAGAGATGAATATCTACCAGTCAGTCCTGTGTTTTCATTGAGCCTGGTGCTTCCAGCTGCTTCGAGGGGCTGTCCAGGATAAGAGAAACATGTCTGATTGTTCTTCCTCTTTTTCCAGAAATAGTGCAATTCTATTTGTATTTGATAATACAGCTCAGCCCACAGATTAGAGTTGGTTCTGTTGGACTCAGGATGGTGTCCTGTTGAGTCATTGTTGTCACAGCTCCTTTCCGTGTACTATTACACGCACAGTAACATGTTCTTGTGTTGTTTGGATGACATTGGCTTCTTCCCACCATGGTCATCTCCATCCTTCTGCTGTAAGTACCACCCTAGTCCTTGCCAGTGACCACTAATCGGACCTCATTACGTTCTCCTCAGGCTCCAATCACATCTTCTCCATTCAAGATCTTGAGCGTTACCACCTCCAAGATGAGGATCCGAGTCAGTAAGGAGGCCGATCGACTTCTACTTGAGTACGAGCAGAGTCTAAGAGACAGCAATTCAGAAGAGCAGCAGAAGTTCATAGATGAGATGAAGACTCGACTTGACCAAGAAGTGGAGAAGTTCTGTACTGAATACTCCAAGCGTTTCACAAAGTGTGCGGTGGGGGTAGGATGTGCTGTGGGTGGTGGGGTCCTCAGTCTGGCTGGAGGCATTGTGGGAGCAGCTGTGGCGGGGACTGTCCTGGCTGCAGAGGCCGTGGCCTTGTTAGGGAGCACCACCGCTGCCATGGTCACCGGTGCTGTCGGAGGTTCTGTAGCGCTGGGGGCCATCGGAACTGGGGTGGGAGCAGGTGTAGGGGGCGTTATTGGACACACGGAGAAGAAAAGGGATGAGAGGACAGATGGTAGAGGCAACGACATCGAGTCAACATCACAAGATACCCAACAACTGGTGGATAAGTCGGAGTGAACGACGACCAGCGTGGCTATAGACACCTTCCAAGAGCGTCCACCAAAGACGAGCGCCCAATGGAGAAGTCTTCCTAAGAATATTTTCTGGAGACTTGTGGACCATTCATGTTCTTTTTGAAGGAGCTCAATATCTTCTCATTCTTCTGGCTGTAATGTGCTGGTGGATGCACCTATGGACGTGAGAAGGGAAAGGACGAATATTACTGAGGCTACTTTTATAAATTGACTAGAGAAGCGATGGATTGGGGTCCAGGAGCGTCCGAGAACCTGCTCAGATATTTTCACGACTTCCATTTACTTAAACGTTGTTCTCAGGGACTGGGGGTTCCCAGGAGTAGGACCCCCAGCATCTTCTCTGGTCCAGCTTTATTAGGTCTTGCACTGTGTAACTTTTAAAATGTCTCTAAGAAAAGTTTACGACATCTATTTTCTGTAcatgaaataaaatattacataaaaaataaaagttactaaaaggtCTAAATTATCAATGCATCCGCTTCTTCATAGACATGAGGGCAGATGTTGTCCTGCTGATTTGTAGACATTTAATGGTTTTAACTTTTCAGGTTGTTGAAGCGGAGAGGACCACAGGGCTGGAGCACATGTCCTTACTGCCCTTACTCTCACCCTTCATCAGGATTCATTAAAAGTAAACAATTCATAGTCACAAAAATGAGTGGCATCGGTGGTCCCAGACCCAACTGGTGAATATACGTGGCAGCACCTGGTGATTACAATAGACTTTTACAATTTCCCAACACAGTAACAAAAAAACTATAAACTACAACCCGATCTCCTGCAGAAAATTCTTGGCATTGATTATAGACTCCGTGGACATGGACCATTCCTCCTCTTCTGTAGGCTCAGCCCAGATTTTTGTAATATCAGATGCTGTAAAGGAAGTCTCCTTGGCCCGAACCCTCGTTAAACCCTGTTGACTACAGATTCCTCCCTCCCTGATAGGACGGGGAGCCTGAaggtcactgggggggggggcacatatcgGACCCTTTTTGGAGTATTTAAAGATGACCCTGGTTTCCCGTGGCCTCACCACTTCCTCACTTAGAGAAGAAAAATGGTTTGGCCGTTAACACACAACAAATTATGACCAACCTttcacaccagaaaactggtgtggaAGCtcccaaaaatttccaaaaaaatttggccATCTGCTCATGGGTAGCTGACCCAAGAGGAGCTAAAGATAGGGGACCCCTCCAACCACATACATTGGGGCATCTTCTGCTctgagacctatttattagctgtcggggacagaaaaaatgactttttccgtctgctccgactcttctccgaaaaagtggaaactcagacacaatatgtgtcgcagccctttttgggcgctgtaaactggcggaaagtagaccaaaagaaaactggtctagcagggactgttggacacatttctggtgctcgggacagattttggtcccagggacagaaaatggtctcagggacagaaaatggtctcggcgccagaaatgtctctgcacagctccacaatattacatgtgtgtcttctttcccagagcaggtcggtaacaaagccaatgcagacaccgacactttatgtaaatgtcccccattatgtatCATATATCAGGTTAGTTCTGATTGTTGCACATGCGACACCTCACACCCAAGACGACATCTGATGTTCCTATGACTATTCTTCAGTGTCAcgttctgctttgtagcaggtgactgcttcCTGATGCTCTCCCCATCTTACTGCAGATGGTGCTCCGTAAGGCAAGAGGCTCATAATGCCTCATGGCGAGTGCACCCTTGCAAGGCCTCCCCTTAATTAGTCACATGCTGCTCCAGGGCAAGGGGGCATCAAGACTGGAGTGAAAAACATTGGTCTTGTTTTCAGTTGAGTCCGGAGATTCTCCATGAGATGGTTCTGAGGTGGGACCTGCTAGAGTTCCTCCAGGATCAAACGGTGACATAGAAATCCTGCACTCACTATCAGGAGGACAATCCTTTGGCAGTGGAGGCTTTGGCTCAGGGTTTCAGGTGGACCTGGTTTATGGAGATAAGAGAAATGTGCTGCATGGAGATAATGGGGCGTGGAGACGGAAATGTGGCTCTTCCTGTTTTGCTCTCCGTATATTGTCCAGTTCTGAGCTCAATCCGGGGTCATCTCTGTGTATCAGGTTCTAGTCCTGATGTGTCTCTCTGGTCTTATGTGAGGCTCCAGACACCGGGATGACCTCTGCTCTAACATGGGGAGCAGCAGCTGTGAGTTACCAGTCACTGTAGTTGTAGCATCGACCTCATCCATCAGGTGCAGGTCATATGTCCGGTCAgcagccactagagatgagcgaacactaaaatgctcgagtgctcgttattcgagacgaacttttccagatgctcgagtgctcgtctcgaataacgagccccattgaagtcaatgggagactcgagcatttttcaaagggaccatggttcgggaataaaatgtgttaattaattgaaaaagaatgtcttctgataagttagcagatgtatgcaaacatctgcaatctattcttcactgttccgcgtgtatattatctcccgacaagttaacagatgtgaagaacagtgaagaatagaataaaaacagtgaacacaggatcatttaagtgaaaaacacagtgaagaatagattacagatgttctgcacatctgcttacttgtcgggagatacgctgtcccgggatccgctgctcttcttccactgaagtctccccgatgtctccgtgcccctcgatgtctccgtgcccctcgatgtctccgtgcccctcgatgtctccccgtgcccctcgatgtctccgtgctgccgctgccccatgtctctgtgctgctcaccgtgttcttcacacatatatatattgttcttcacatactattttgttcgcaccgttccgcgcgtatctcccgacaagtaagcagatgtgccgaacatctgtaatctattcttcactgagttcttcactgtgtttttcacttaaatgatcctgtgttcactgtgttcactgtttttattctattcttcattgttcttcactgtgtttttttaattaaatgctcgatctcgagcaggggaaatactcgtccgagcaacgagccgtctcgagtaccttaatactcgaacgagcatcaagctcggacgagcatgttcgctcatctctagcagccACACATTATCCTCCATCTCTATAGTGAACTCTCTTCTCTACATCTATATTCTGCATCAGTCCAGGACTCGGGTAGATGTAGCGGAGCCAGTACATTGCTCTCCAGTACAGTACAGATTATGTACTGTCAGAGACATGAAACA
This window contains:
- the LOC140076278 gene encoding RING finger protein 112-like; this translates as MGSGSSKPAAMTHEGSAHFYKLQEDITCSICLQELRDPVSITCGHTFCRPCITSYWAPLQLLGHRCPECRKVCPREQLIPAYRLQHLVSTVQLAVREERSRQTPARAVQLVHADGQSKMWLDEATVDLCFLDSEISDCPLCLICVIGEKRRGKSSLLNYILRALHGLEKGQPVSLGGDDEPLEGFEWQSGTDSVTKGIWMWNRPFILERNGEKMAVFVLDTEGSLDIESDRETSIKLSALSMLLSSYLIFNVNANLKTTELDYLEMYLHVSELTGESFSLQYLQHLNILVRDWQDPDNCGREAAKSYIEHEAEKLRKSSKNHRVLETLRCPSVSGFLLPHPGKTFLRSSQGRLSDMDDDFRSLLTTYISDLAGGLWTHRKTDVHGEKITCGHLGQMLKEFVSTLQNEHLTFASPIEMFYFIKNYENMKKTVKRFQDFVNKEAPITSSPFKILSVTTSKMRIRVSKEADRLLLEYEQSLRDSNSEEQQKFIDEMKTRLDQEVEKFCTEYSKRFTKCAVGVGCAVGGGVLSLAGGIVGAAVAGTVLAAEAVALLGSTTAAMVTGAVGGSVALGAIGTGVGAGVGGVIGHTEKKRDERTDGRGNDIESTSQDTQQLVDKSE